ATACTTAGAACCGGCACTGAAGGTGGGAGGCCACCATTTTGGTACCGCTGGACATTTGGTTTAGCTACCGCTCTTTCAGTTAGTAGAAATTCGAATCATGATTCTAGGCGGGTAGTATTTGAAAGAACGGAAGTACATCAAACAATTGAAGATAATGAAATCCTTCCATTTTTGGGTGGTTTGCAAGTCATACATACACCTGGCCATACACCAGGAAGTATATGTCTTTATTTAGCAAAACATAAAATTCTTTTTTTAGGTGATTCAGTAATTAATAATGTCGACAGATTAAGTAGGCCTTTAACATGGGCAAGTAGCAACAGAAAACTCCTCGATGAATCTTTAGTAAGTTTACGAGATATTGATGCAGAAATAGGTATTTGTGGACATGGTCCAATTTTACAAGATGAGTTTATGACTAAATTACGTGGGATGACAGATAGACCTTATAATGTACCAACGTGGCAAATTGCAATCAAAAACTATCAAATGATTAAAAAATTTAGACAAACAAATAACCAAAAAGGCGAATGGAAGGGCAGTGAGTCAAGATAGTTATTTTCTCGAAGCCAACCTGTCTTTACTATCTATAATTATTGTGACTGGCCCATCATTAACAAGTTCTATTTGCATATCACTACCAAAAACACCATCCTTAACAATAACCCCTTGGTTTAATAAATTATCCAAAAGCAAATCATAAATAGGTTTGGCTATATCAGAATTCGCTGCCATATCCCAGGATGGTCTTCTCCCTTTTCTAGTATTGGCCATTAAAGTAAATTGGCTGATTAGTAAAATCTCCCCATTAATATCTAAAATAGAATTATTAAAATCGTTATTATTATCAGAAAAAATTCTTAAATTGGTTAGTTTATTTACTAAATAATCTATATCATTATTATCATCATCTGCCTGAATACCACATAAAACAAGCAAACCTGAATTGATAGAATTATGAACCTGCTTATTTATAATCACAGAGGCTTTTGTTACACGTTGTATGACTAACTTCATAACAAATTAAGATGATTTTGTATCTGTTTCTGTCGAAGTTTTTGTTACGGTCTCTTTAGGTTTTTCAGAATCTGTGGCTTTTGAAGAATCCTCATTCTTAGTATCTACAGGCCCCGCTGGATTTACACTCTTTCGAGCATAATCGGTTGTGTACCACCCAGAACCCTTATAAATCACTGCAGGAGAATAAAATTGACGCTTACCAATACCATCACACTCAGGGCAAGGCTGAGTACTTTCTGCATCAAAACCTTGTTTTAATTCAAATTGATTTGAACATTTATCACATTTATATACATATATCGGCAAATTAATATCCTCCAAAAAACATTCTAGTATTATATTCCTGTTTTTAATAAAAGTGAATTGCGAGCATTTAAAGAATCCGGATGTACCAACTGACCACTATTGATTATAGAAGAAATTTTTAGATTTAGGTACATAAGTGTAGCTTCTGATAAACTATTTAATGCTTTTTGATTTATTGGTTCTAATTGAATATTTTTTTCAATTTTCTTAGGATCCAATTTATCAGCTAAAAATACTGTCATAAATATCTCATCCATTTCTTCCATACCACTCGTATGATATTTAATTGATTCAATAATTTGTTTATCTGATACTTTGTATTGCTCTTGCATTGTTATTGATGCTAAAACGCCATGCAATAATAATGGAGAAGCTTTTTCAACATTTGAAATTTCGATTTCTTTTTCCTCTGCAGCAAGTAACATTTCATTGTCAGAATATGCCCTATATAAATCGTGGCCAAGTAAGGCAGTTACTACTTTTCCTTCATCAATCCCATGTATGCGGCACAATTTACGACCAACTTCACAAGAACGATAGATATGTTTTTTTAAGGAATCAGGAAGGTTGTTCTCTATATGATCAATTAATTGATTGTTGATAATAGCCATAAGTTATTAACCAATATTAGACAACTTAGTACCACCAATTAAATGTACATGTAAATGATCTATTTCTTGGCCTGAATCAGGACCTTGATTAACGACAAGCCTATATCCACTCAAAGCAACGCCCTCGCGTCTTGCCATTTCCTCAGCAACCGCAAGCAAATGTCCTATTAGAGGTTCTTGACCTGGTCCAATATATGCCAAAGACGTACATTTCCAGAAAGGAATTATTAATAGATGGACAGGCGCAACTGGATTTAGATCTCTAATAACAAAACACCTATCATCCTGAAACAATATCTCTGTATCCGTTTCTCCGCGAGCAATTTTTTGAAATATACTTTCTGCCATAAGAATATTCTCCCCTAAATATTATATTCCTAACTGTTGAGCTACAATTTCTCGATGATATGATGAATCACCAAAAGCAAGTTCTTGAGCCTTTGCTCTTCTTGTATATAACTGTAAATCATATTCTTTAGTAAATCCTATAGCACCGTGTGATTGATGTCCTATTGCGCACACTCTTCTATATGCATCACTCACCCAAGCTTTTGCTATTGAAATTTCTTTTTGTGCTTCTAATCCCTCAGAAATTCTCCAAACGGCATGATAAGCCACATATCTACACCCTTCAACATCTGTTGCCATGTTAGCACAATGGTGTTGAATAGCCTGAAAACTTCCAATAGGGCGTCCAAATTGTGTTCTATCTTTCACATATTCAACTGTCATTTCCAAAACTCGATCAGCACCGCCTAGCATTTCTATACATTTGGCTGATGATCCCAGATCTATAACGCGTTTTGCTATATCCCAACCTTTGCCAACTTCACCTAAAACATTTTCTTCTGAAATTGATACAGATTCAAAAACTATTTCTGCCTGTTTGTCTGATGCTATTGTGTCTAATGGAGTTATTGTCATTCCAGATGTGTTTTTATCAACAATAAAAACTGTAAAACCAGTTGATTCTTCACCCTTGTCATCCGTTTTAGCAACTACTAAAATTATATCTGCTATTTGGGCATCATTTACAAAAAGCTTTGTACCATTTAATACATAATTTGATCCATCTTTAGTTGCTGTCAATTGTATTCCATTTGATTCATATGTTGCTGAAGGCTCTGTTATAGCTACTGTTGAAATTAAATCTCCATTAGCTATTTTAGGTAATATTTCAGATTTTTGTGCATCTGTTCCAAATTCAGCTATGATTGATGAGCTCAAAACTA
This SAR202 cluster bacterium DNA region includes the following protein-coding sequences:
- a CDS encoding HIT domain-containing protein, translating into MAESIFQKIARGETDTEILFQDDRCFVIRDLNPVAPVHLLIIPFWKCTSLAYIGPGQEPLIGHLLAVAEEMARREGVALSGYRLVVNQGPDSGQEIDHLHVHLIGGTKLSNIG
- a CDS encoding D-tyrosyl-tRNA(Tyr) deacylase, producing MKLVIQRVTKASVIINKQVHNSINSGLLVLCGIQADDDNNDIDYLVNKLTNLRIFSDNNNDFNNSILDINGEILLISQFTLMANTRKGRRPSWDMAANSDIAKPIYDLLLDNLLNQGVIVKDGVFGSDMQIELVNDGPVTIIIDSKDRLASRK
- a CDS encoding MBL fold metallo-hydrolase encodes the protein MEIAENVHRVDDTSGSNCILLLDTNIAVVDTGNPGNAQTIVNYVKSLGRKPEEIKNIILTHFHHDHSGGAQELHKLTGASITAHRGEILKNNILRTGTEGGRPPFWYRWTFGLATALSVSRNSNHDSRRVVFERTEVHQTIEDNEILPFLGGLQVIHTPGHTPGSICLYLAKHKILFLGDSVINNVDRLSRPLTWASSNRKLLDESLVSLRDIDAEIGICGHGPILQDEFMTKLRGMTDRPYNVPTWQIAIKNYQMIKKFRQTNNQKGEWKGSESR
- a CDS encoding acyl-CoA dehydrogenase — translated: MDLGFDEVQLLLKNSAREVLEQECPITLVRAMEDDERGFTSELWQNMAELGWLGLSIPEQYGGQGMSFFDLAILLEETGRFLVPGPFFSTVVLSSSIIAEFGTDAQKSEILPKIANGDLISTVAITEPSATYESNGIQLTATKDGSNYVLNGTKLFVNDAQIADIILVVAKTDDKGEESTGFTVFIVDKNTSGMTITPLDTIASDKQAEIVFESVSISEENVLGEVGKGWDIAKRVIDLGSSAKCIEMLGGADRVLEMTVEYVKDRTQFGRPIGSFQAIQHHCANMATDVEGCRYVAYHAVWRISEGLEAQKEISIAKAWVSDAYRRVCAIGHQSHGAIGFTKEYDLQLYTRRAKAQELAFGDSSYHREIVAQQLGI